The proteins below come from a single Aegilops tauschii subsp. strangulata cultivar AL8/78 chromosome 6, Aet v6.0, whole genome shotgun sequence genomic window:
- the LOC109775121 gene encoding uncharacterized protein — MEGLDVDDVFHHYRLSPTEVEAVTYYLPRLLSGETLHAVDKLIHRVDNTGCEPKDLAARYAPVLQAMSSGDRFFFITCKSKNGSKLQSVRSAGGGTWSIQKTSEISHAGVKVGEVKNLSFKKKGKSTGWVMEEYRCLLPEATVFDGVKVFSKMHLAQHAPDAARQESEAYKLQQQQPEAVTPSTHAQKRPATAAAVDPQPARPKKRTCVAVLVPAPGASATPSFLMYDEAARAMHGPLPHTNFPVQYAQASCESTTTSSRSDVAQAPEISSQPDVMESTQSEEAGSSIARSTSEEDVFEPLGPISDLPDWEEDGFDLEELMRMMEDDPIEVEPVTGANTGVEMGQQEPLYLDALDQGVLEGMLQSDDPYPMWRSEDQAMHNPAFHDDKEKRYNAASDLDAPSLQGQDHLFKPRPCSFDPFEAAWKAEEALEKEKRCNAAANLHAGGHSNFFSPASVY; from the coding sequence ATGGAGGGGCTCGACGTCGACGACGTCTTCCACCACTACCGGCTGAGCCCTACGGAAGTGGAGGCCGTCACCTACTACCTGCCACGCCTCCTCTCCGGCGAGACGCTGCATGCCGTCGACAAGCTCATCCACCGCGTCGACAATACCGGCTGCGAGCCCAAGGATCTGGCCGCCCGATACGCGCCCGTGCTGCAGGCCATGAGCAGCGGCGACCGGTTCTTCTTCATCACGTGCAAGAGCAAGAACGGGAGCAAGCTCCAGAGCGTGCGCAGCGCCGGCGGCGGCACCTGGAGCATCCAGAAAACCTCGGAGATTAGCCACGCGGGAGTCAAGGTCGGCGAGGTCAAGAACCTGtccttcaagaagaagggcaagtcgaCAGGCTGGGTCATGGAGGAATACCGGTGCCTGCTGCCGGAGGCCACCGTCTTCGACGGGGTGAAGGTGTTCAGCAAGATGCACTTGGCTCAGCATGCTCCTGACGCGGCCCGCCAGGAATCGGAGGCGTACAAGCTTCAGCAACAGCAACCAGAGGCCGTGACCCCGAGCACGCACGCGCAGAAGAGGCCAGCGACCGCTGCCGCCGTCGATCCTCAACCGGCGCGCCCCAAGAAGAGGACGTGCGTTGCCGTCCTCGTCCCGGCACCTGGAGCATCGGCCACACCGTCGTTCTTGATGTATGATGAGGCAGCCAGAGCAATGCATGGCCCGCTGCCTCACACCAACTTCCCTGTTCAGTATGCACAAGCATCATGCGAGTCCACTACAACATCCAGCCGCTCCGACGTTGCTCAAGCTCCTGAGATTTCCTCCCAGCCAGATGTGATGGAGTCCACCCAATCAGAAGAGGCTGGCTCGAGCATTGCAAGGAGCACATCTGAAGAGGATGTGTTTGAGCCATTGGGGCCTATTTCCGATTTGCCGGATTGGGAGGAAGATGGTTTTGATCTTGAAGAACTAATGAGAATGATGGAAGACGACCCAATTGAAGTTGAGCCGGTCACTGGAGCCAACACTGGCGTGGAGATGGGCCAACAGGAACCTCTGTACCTGGATGCCTTGGACCAAGGCGTGCTGGAGGGCATGCTGCAGTCTGATGACCCTTACCCAATGTGGAGATCAGAGGATCAGGCCATGCACAACCCTGCCTTCCATGATGACAAGGAGAAGAGGTACAATGCCGCGTCGGATCTTGACGCTCCATCGCTTCAGGGACAGGACCACTTGTTCAAACCGCGGCCGTGCTCCTTCGATCCATTTGAAGCAGCATGGAAGGCCGAAGAGGCGCTCGAGAAGGAGAAGAGGTGCAATGCCGCGGCCAATCTTCACGCTGGAGGGCACAGCAACTTCTTCTCGCCTGCAAGTGTCTACTAA